One segment of Clostridium botulinum DNA contains the following:
- a CDS encoding PTS sugar transporter subunit IIA — protein MIGLIIVGHGFFSEGILSSVKLIAGEQQEVIGVNFECGQGSDILKGNIENAIDNLNTDEVLILADLAGGSPFNVSVIISEKRKDKNIKVISGMNLPMVLEASLSRSNYTMEELVESVKNAGTIGIKEYKRNKIKETVENDDGI, from the coding sequence ATGATAGGATTGATTATTGTTGGACATGGATTTTTTTCAGAAGGAATACTTAGTTCAGTAAAATTAATTGCTGGAGAACAACAAGAAGTTATAGGCGTGAATTTTGAATGTGGACAAGGCTCAGATATTTTAAAGGGAAATATTGAAAATGCAATTGATAATCTTAATACAGATGAAGTATTAATTTTGGCAGATTTAGCAGGGGGTTCTCCTTTTAATGTATCTGTTATTATTAGTGAAAAAAGAAAAGATAAGAATATTAAAGTTATATCTGGTATGAATTTACCTATGGTCTTAGAGGCATCGTTATCAAGAAGTAATTATACTATGGAAGAATTAGTTGAATCGGTGAAAAATGCTGGGACTATAGGAATTAAAGAGTATAAGAGAAATAAAATTAAAGAAACAGTTGAAAATGATGATGGAATATAA
- a CDS encoding 1-phosphofructokinase family hexose kinase: MILVINLNASIDKRYEIADIKKGRVMRARNVQNTPGGKGLHVANIVNILNENCIATGFLGGKSGEFIEEKLKYYGIKNDFVKISGETRECLAFITDDFIQTEILEPGPEITIEEKNNFINKYNELIEQANIIVASGSLPQNVPKKFYRELIEYANKKGKKFLLDASGEPLKEGIEAKPYFIKPNKDEIEDLTGRKILSEEDAINEINILSKKGINFITISLGAEGSIVGFEDKIYKVNIPKIEVINPVGSGDAYVGGIAVALERGYDIIDTLKLASACGTANAIEKETGFVNKDVVEKLFNKIIVKEL; this comes from the coding sequence ATGATATTAGTTATAAATTTAAATGCTTCTATAGATAAAAGATATGAGATAGCAGATATAAAAAAGGGAAGGGTAATGAGAGCTAGAAATGTTCAAAATACTCCAGGTGGAAAGGGATTACATGTAGCTAATATAGTTAATATATTAAATGAAAATTGTATTGCTACGGGTTTTCTTGGAGGAAAGAGTGGAGAATTTATTGAAGAGAAACTTAAGTATTATGGAATAAAGAATGATTTTGTAAAAATAAGTGGTGAAACAAGGGAGTGCTTGGCATTTATTACAGATGATTTTATTCAAACAGAAATACTTGAACCTGGACCAGAGATCACAATTGAAGAAAAAAATAATTTTATAAATAAGTATAATGAATTAATAGAACAAGCAAATATAATTGTAGCATCAGGTAGTCTTCCCCAAAATGTACCAAAAAAATTTTATAGAGAGCTAATAGAATATGCTAATAAAAAAGGAAAAAAATTTTTATTAGACGCTAGTGGTGAACCACTAAAAGAAGGTATAGAAGCAAAGCCTTATTTCATTAAACCTAATAAAGATGAGATAGAAGATTTAACTGGTAGAAAGATTTTGTCTGAAGAAGATGCTATAAATGAAATAAATATTTTGAGTAAAAAAGGAATAAATTTTATTACAATTTCATTGGGAGCAGAAGGATCAATTGTTGGGTTTGAAGATAAAATTTATAAAGTAAATATTCCTAAAATAGAAGTTATAAATCCTGTAGGTTCAGGTGATGCATATGTTGGTGGCATAGCAGTAGCACTTGAAAGAGGCTATGATATTATAGATACTTTAAAATTAGCATCAGCTTGTGGAACTGCAAATGCAATAGAAAAAGAAACGGGGTTTGTAAATAAGGATGTAGTAGAGAAATTATTTAATAAAATTATTGTTAAAGAATTATGA
- a CDS encoding GntR family transcriptional regulator: MNKIDKSSKIPLYAQLMDILINQIENYMEENDQLDSEREICDKYGVSRTTVRQALDELEKQKYIYKVHGKGNFISSRRVEQELIKVYSFTDEMRKLGKKPISKLLNFEIAEPDSKILRKLKLKENELVYKITRIRIADDIPMIYEVTYLPYDKFNGMTKKDLEENPLYEIFKNDFKVHITSAEEVLESVSINKLESIYLDVSQGEPGLKIERTTYENKQVIEYTVSIARGDKFKYRVCLKN, from the coding sequence ATGAATAAAATTGATAAAAGTTCTAAAATTCCATTATATGCACAATTAATGGATATTCTTATTAATCAAATAGAAAATTATATGGAAGAAAATGATCAATTAGATTCAGAAAGAGAAATTTGTGATAAATATGGTGTAAGTAGAACCACTGTAAGACAGGCGTTAGATGAATTAGAAAAGCAAAAATATATATATAAAGTTCATGGAAAAGGAAATTTTATATCATCAAGAAGAGTGGAACAGGAGTTAATAAAAGTTTATTCATTTACTGATGAAATGAGAAAACTTGGGAAAAAACCTATTTCAAAATTGTTGAATTTCGAAATTGCAGAACCTGACAGTAAAATATTAAGAAAATTAAAGTTAAAAGAAAATGAGCTTGTATATAAGATAACAAGAATAAGAATAGCTGACGATATTCCAATGATATATGAAGTAACATATTTACCATATGATAAGTTTAATGGTATGACTAAAAAAGATTTAGAAGAAAATCCTCTGTATGAAATTTTTAAGAATGATTTTAAAGTTCATATAACATCAGCTGAAGAAGTGCTTGAAAGTGTTTCTATAAATAAATTAGAAAGCATTTATTTAGATGTATCACAAGGAGAACCAGGATTGAAAATTGAAAGAACAACATATGAAAATAAGCAAGTTATTGAATATACAGTAAGTATTGCAAGAGGCGATAAATTTAAATATAGAGTATGTCTAAAAAATTAG
- a CDS encoding tagatose bisphosphate family class II aldolase codes for MHKILSTKQMLLKAQKEGYAVPAFNIHNLETLQVVVDTAMKMRSPVIIAGTPSTIEYAGAAYIEAMAEVAARKYDIPIAIHLDHFEDIDEIKNNIDIGFKSCMIDASREAFEVNIKKVKEVVEYAHEYDATVEAELGKLGGREDDLIVAEKDSMYTNPEDAAEFVERTGVDSLAVAIGTAHGLYKGKAKLDFERLKEIRSKVHVPLVLHGASDVPDDLVKKAISLGICKVNIATDLKIPFSDAVKDYFKNNPNANDPRKYMTPGKDAMTKIVENKIKVCGSANRY; via the coding sequence ATGCATAAAATACTTTCAACAAAGCAAATGTTATTAAAAGCTCAAAAGGAAGGTTATGCAGTACCAGCTTTTAATATACACAACTTAGAGACATTACAAGTAGTTGTTGATACAGCAATGAAAATGAGATCACCTGTAATTATAGCAGGAACACCATCAACCATAGAGTACGCAGGGGCAGCTTATATAGAGGCAATGGCAGAGGTAGCAGCTAGGAAGTATGATATACCAATAGCCATTCATTTGGATCATTTTGAGGATATAGATGAAATAAAAAATAATATTGATATTGGATTTAAATCATGTATGATTGATGCATCTAGAGAAGCGTTTGAAGTTAATATTAAAAAAGTAAAAGAAGTTGTGGAATATGCGCATGAATATGATGCAACTGTTGAAGCAGAACTTGGAAAACTTGGAGGAAGAGAAGATGATTTAATAGTAGCTGAAAAAGATTCAATGTATACAAATCCAGAAGATGCAGCAGAATTTGTTGAAAGAACAGGGGTAGATTCTTTAGCAGTAGCAATAGGAACTGCACATGGATTATATAAAGGAAAAGCAAAATTAGATTTTGAAAGATTAAAAGAGATAAGAAGTAAAGTTCATGTGCCGTTAGTATTGCATGGTGCATCAGATGTTCCAGATGATTTAGTTAAAAAAGCAATTTCACTTGGAATATGTAAGGTAAATATAGCTACAGATTTGAAAATACCATTTTCAGATGCAGTAAAGGATTATTTTAAAAATAACCCAAATGCAAATGATCCAAGAAAGTATATGACTCCGGGTAAAGATGCCATGACAAAAATAGTAGAAAACAAAATAAAAGTTTGTGGAAGTGCCAATAGATATTGA
- a CDS encoding SIS domain-containing protein, with the protein MIFGKTIEELEKLKAINTSKEIMQQPDLWKETYKIIYDKRDEIKLFLKKNISTNTRIILTGAGTSDYVGQTALLELRSKINARIEAIATTDLVSNPKEYIEKDTQTILISYARSGNSPESVGAYDLFEKDITNISQVVITCNEDGELAKKAIINNNNLVLFMPAESNDKGFAMTSSFSCMLLATILMFDIDNIENNKIFVDIVSEQGENILKNKWNDICDLVNYECNRVVYLGSGILKALSQEMALKSLELTSGKIVTIFESVMGFRHGPKSIINDNTLIIIMNSIDKYTNLYDLDLINEIYNDSGNHKLAVISYEKNEKLKGICDKCIEINGSNIPEIYTVFNYILYGQMFGLFNSIKLKISPDNPRPDGTVNRVVKGVHIHKQNF; encoded by the coding sequence ATGATTTTTGGAAAAACTATTGAAGAGTTAGAAAAATTAAAAGCAATAAACACATCAAAAGAAATAATGCAACAACCTGATTTATGGAAAGAGACATATAAGATAATTTATGATAAAAGAGATGAAATTAAATTATTTTTAAAGAAAAATATATCAACGAATACAAGAATAATATTAACAGGTGCTGGAACCTCAGATTATGTAGGACAAACAGCCTTATTAGAACTTAGGAGTAAAATAAATGCACGAATTGAAGCTATAGCTACTACTGATTTAGTATCAAATCCTAAGGAATATATAGAAAAAGATACTCAAACTATTTTAATATCTTATGCAAGATCAGGAAATTCACCAGAAAGCGTTGGTGCATATGATTTATTTGAGAAAGATATTACTAATATATCACAAGTGGTAATTACCTGTAATGAAGATGGTGAATTAGCAAAGAAGGCTATTATAAATAATAATAATTTAGTATTGTTTATGCCAGCAGAATCAAATGACAAAGGATTTGCTATGACAAGCTCTTTTAGCTGCATGCTTCTAGCAACAATATTAATGTTTGATATAGATAATATAGAAAATAATAAAATTTTTGTAGATATAGTGTCAGAACAAGGAGAAAATATTCTCAAAAATAAATGGAATGATATTTGTGATTTAGTTAATTATGAATGTAATAGAGTTGTTTATTTAGGCTCAGGAATACTAAAAGCTTTGTCTCAGGAAATGGCATTAAAAAGCTTAGAACTCACAAGTGGAAAGATAGTAACAATATTTGAATCTGTTATGGGCTTTAGACATGGTCCTAAATCAATAATTAATGATAATACTTTAATTATTATTATGAATTCTATAGACAAATATACTAATCTTTATGATTTAGATTTAATAAATGAGATATATAATGATTCGGGGAATCATAAACTGGCAGTAATAAGTTATGAAAAGAATGAAAAATTAAAAGGTATATGTGATAAATGTATTGAAATAAATGGTTCAAATATACCAGAAATTTATACAGTATTTAATTATATTTTATATGGTCAAATGTTTGGATTATTTAACTCAATAAAACTAAAAATATCTCCAGACAATCCAAGACCAGATGGGACTGTTAATAGAGTTGTTAAAGGGGTACACATTCATAAACAAAACTTTTAG